A single genomic interval of Polaribacter vadi harbors:
- a CDS encoding lipoprotein signal peptidase, with amino-acid sequence MSKKNIAILTVLLAIILDQVLKIYIKTTYALNGGFEVFSWFQIHFVENNGMAMGFEFGGEAGKLFLTLFRIIAVFAIVYWLIGNIKRKVHNAVIVGIALIFAGAVGNIIDSVFYGVIFDSSNNNVATLFADEPYGTLFHGKVVDMFYFPFIKDAILPEWIPFIGGDTFTFFQYIFNPADAYISVGVALLFIFSKQAFPKEEKKKKDIKA; translated from the coding sequence ATGTCAAAAAAGAATATTGCAATTCTTACAGTTTTATTAGCTATAATTTTAGATCAAGTTTTAAAGATTTATATAAAAACCACGTATGCTTTAAATGGTGGTTTTGAAGTGTTTAGTTGGTTTCAAATTCACTTTGTAGAAAATAATGGAATGGCTATGGGTTTTGAATTTGGAGGAGAAGCTGGTAAACTTTTTTTAACTTTATTTAGAATTATCGCTGTTTTTGCTATTGTTTATTGGTTAATAGGCAATATAAAACGCAAAGTTCATAATGCTGTAATTGTAGGAATCGCGCTTATTTTTGCAGGTGCTGTTGGTAATATTATCGATTCTGTTTTTTATGGAGTTATTTTCGATTCTTCAAATAATAATGTGGCTACACTTTTTGCAGACGAACCTTATGGAACACTTTTTCATGGTAAAGTTGTAGATATGTTTTACTTTCCTTTTATAAAAGATGCTATTTTACCAGAATGGATTCCTTTTATTGGTGGAGATACTTTTACTTTTTTTCAGTATATTTTTAATCCTGCAGATGCTTATATTTCTGTTGGTGTTGCTTTATTATTTATTTTTAGCAAGCAAGCTTTTCCAAAAGAAGAGAAAAAGAAAAAAGATATTAAAGCATAA
- a CDS encoding FAD-dependent monooxygenase, whose product MEQFDVVVIGGGPAGGQTSRNLAKKGHKVLLVERYENFSLNNFSSAGMTLEPLDEFDLPETVIGAYWKDLVIQCTKKAYTWQGKTNKGVVLNFQKLREFLADETLKLGGNVWMGHKYLAKEVQKDSVIVELLNTETSENIKVKTKLLVDATGPLRKVMYDAKEEQPEMVLGSGTEYEIEVSQEIYDQFKDKLLFFLGHKWSIKGYSWIFPMENRILKVGAGKTHLTSLNQEKTNKTTRKITEKIIAEYVKAKDYKIIDKHGGIIRYSRGLKDKFYHNKVVGVGDAVSAINPRGGEGIRYAMQTADLASTYIDEYLKTGKENFENYRKIWRRKKLLKWNLSEFSGRRMYSRYSDAQVENRVQFFYDNFNIDEMIASLFNFKYSKPFTRLFQYSFIKLSYLFKKEKF is encoded by the coding sequence ATGGAGCAGTTTGATGTAGTTGTAATTGGTGGAGGACCTGCAGGTGGACAAACAAGTAGGAATTTAGCAAAAAAAGGACATAAAGTTTTATTGGTAGAACGTTATGAAAATTTTTCTCTGAATAACTTTTCGAGTGCAGGAATGACTTTAGAACCTTTGGATGAGTTTGATTTACCAGAAACAGTAATTGGTGCGTATTGGAAAGATTTGGTAATTCAGTGTACAAAAAAAGCCTATACTTGGCAAGGAAAAACAAACAAAGGTGTCGTTTTAAACTTCCAAAAATTACGTGAGTTTTTAGCTGATGAAACGCTAAAACTTGGTGGAAATGTTTGGATGGGACACAAATATTTGGCGAAAGAAGTTCAAAAAGATTCAGTTATTGTAGAGCTTTTAAATACTGAAACTTCAGAAAATATAAAAGTAAAAACAAAGCTTTTAGTAGATGCAACTGGACCTTTAAGAAAAGTAATGTACGATGCTAAAGAAGAACAACCAGAAATGGTTTTAGGAAGTGGAACTGAATACGAAATTGAAGTTTCACAAGAAATCTACGATCAATTTAAAGATAAATTACTTTTTTTTCTTGGGCATAAATGGTCTATAAAAGGGTATTCTTGGATTTTTCCTATGGAAAATAGAATTTTAAAAGTTGGTGCAGGTAAAACACATCTTACGTCTCTAAATCAAGAGAAAACCAATAAAACTACTCGAAAAATTACGGAGAAAATTATAGCAGAATACGTAAAAGCAAAAGACTATAAAATTATCGACAAACATGGTGGAATAATTCGTTACAGTAGAGGTTTAAAAGATAAATTTTATCACAATAAAGTAGTTGGAGTTGGAGATGCAGTTTCAGCAATAAATCCAAGAGGAGGAGAAGGAATTCGTTACGCAATGCAAACAGCAGATTTGGCATCAACGTATATTGATGAATATTTAAAAACGGGTAAAGAAAATTTTGAGAATTATAGAAAAATTTGGCGAAGAAAAAAGTTATTAAAATGGAATTTAAGCGAATTTTCTGGTAGAAGAATGTACAGCAGATATTCTGATGCGCAAGTAGAAAATAGAGTTCAATTTTTTTACGACAATTTTAATATTGATGAAATGATTGCAAGTTTATTCAATTTTAAATATAGTAAGCCTTTTACACGTCTTTTTCAGTATAGTTTTATAAAACTGTCTTATTTGTTTAAAAAGGAGAAGTTTTAA
- a CDS encoding DUF6503 family protein, translated as MKNLFTLLFIFTSIIAFSQEISGDELLKKAIEFHDPNGNWATFKGELFVTMETPKNGDRVSKININLPKQYFSVVAKRDTIITTYILDKDEISFSLNGDKNPSEENKKKFSLNAERANLYKNYYTYLYGLPMKLKDEGTVIHQKVERKTFKGKEYLVLKATYNQEVGKDTWYFYFNPDNFAMEIYQFFKEEKDSGEYILLSELETINDIKMPKIRAWYYNKDNTYLGTDILSAKN; from the coding sequence ATGAAAAATCTATTCACACTTCTATTCATTTTCACCTCAATAATTGCATTCTCTCAAGAAATTTCTGGTGATGAATTATTAAAAAAAGCAATCGAATTTCACGATCCAAATGGAAATTGGGCAACCTTTAAAGGTGAGCTTTTTGTAACGATGGAAACTCCTAAAAATGGAGATAGAGTTAGTAAAATCAACATCAATTTACCAAAACAATATTTTTCGGTAGTTGCTAAAAGAGATACTATTATTACAACATATATTCTTGATAAAGATGAGATTAGCTTTTCTTTAAATGGTGATAAAAATCCATCAGAAGAAAATAAAAAGAAGTTTAGTTTAAACGCAGAACGTGCAAATTTGTATAAAAACTATTATACGTATTTATATGGTTTGCCAATGAAATTAAAGGATGAAGGAACTGTAATTCATCAAAAAGTAGAAAGAAAAACCTTTAAAGGAAAAGAATATTTAGTTTTAAAAGCTACTTATAATCAGGAAGTAGGTAAAGATACTTGGTACTTTTATTTTAATCCAGATAATTTTGCGATGGAAATTTATCAGTTTTTTAAAGAAGAAAAAGATAGTGGAGAATATATTTTATTATCAGAATTAGAAACGATTAATGATATTAAAATGCCAAAAATTAGAGCCTGGTATTATAATAAAGATAATACATATTTAGGAACAGATATTTTATCAGCAAAAAACTAA
- the aspS gene encoding aspartate--tRNA ligase — MYRSHSCGELRAAHINTEVTLAGWVQKSRDKGFMVWVDLRDRYGITQLIFDEERTPKEMMEKAKSLGREFVIQVTGTVIERESKNKNIPTGAIEVLVSKLEILNASKIPPFTIEDKTDGGEDIRMKYRYLDIRRNPVKDSLIFRHKVAMEVRKYLSDQEFIEVETPYLIKSTPEGARDFVVPSRMNEGQFYALPQSPQTFKQLLMVGGMDKYFQIVKCFRDEDLRADRQPEFTQIDCEMAFVEQEDILNIFEGLTRHLLKEINNVEVEKFPRMLYDDAMRLYGNDKPDIRFGMEFGDLNAVTQHKDFGVFNSAELVIGIAVPGGNVYTRKEIDALIKWVKRPQVGALGMIYARVNEDGTFKSSVDKFYDQEDLAKWAEVTGAKPGDLVCVLSGETNKVRAQMSALRMELATRLGLRDPKVFAPLWVIDFPLLELDEETGHYHAMHHPFTSPKPGQMELLDSDPGAVKANAYDLVLNGNEIGGGSIRIHDKKMQATMLKHLGFSEEDAKAQFGFLMDAFEYGAPPHGGLAFGLDRLVAILGGQETIRDFIAFPKNNSGRDVMIDAPAFIDNEQLKELSLKLDIKA; from the coding sequence ATGTATAGAAGTCATTCTTGTGGAGAGTTAAGAGCAGCGCATATAAATACAGAAGTTACCTTGGCTGGTTGGGTGCAAAAAAGCAGAGATAAAGGTTTTATGGTTTGGGTAGATTTGCGAGACAGATATGGAATTACGCAGTTAATTTTTGATGAAGAGCGCACACCAAAAGAAATGATGGAAAAAGCAAAATCTTTGGGAAGAGAATTTGTAATTCAAGTTACAGGAACTGTAATTGAGCGTGAATCTAAAAACAAAAATATTCCTACAGGAGCAATTGAAGTATTGGTTTCTAAACTAGAAATTTTAAACGCGTCAAAAATTCCTCCTTTTACAATTGAAGATAAAACTGATGGTGGAGAAGACATCAGAATGAAATACAGATATTTAGATATTAGAAGAAATCCTGTAAAAGACAGTTTGATTTTTCGTCATAAAGTAGCAATGGAAGTCCGTAAATACTTGTCTGACCAAGAGTTTATAGAAGTTGAAACACCGTATTTAATAAAGTCTACTCCAGAAGGCGCACGTGATTTTGTGGTGCCAAGTAGAATGAATGAAGGTCAGTTTTATGCACTTCCTCAATCTCCTCAAACCTTCAAGCAGCTTTTAATGGTTGGTGGAATGGATAAATATTTTCAGATTGTAAAATGTTTTAGAGACGAAGATTTACGTGCAGACAGACAGCCAGAATTTACACAAATTGACTGTGAAATGGCGTTTGTGGAGCAAGAAGATATTTTAAATATTTTTGAAGGCTTAACACGTCATTTGTTAAAAGAAATCAATAATGTTGAGGTGGAGAAATTTCCAAGAATGTTGTATGATGATGCCATGCGTTTGTATGGAAATGATAAACCAGACATCCGTTTTGGAATGGAGTTTGGCGATTTAAATGCAGTGACACAACACAAAGATTTTGGTGTTTTTAATTCGGCTGAATTAGTAATCGGAATTGCAGTTCCTGGAGGAAATGTATACACAAGAAAAGAAATTGATGCGTTAATAAAATGGGTAAAAAGACCACAAGTTGGTGCTTTAGGCATGATTTACGCAAGAGTAAATGAAGATGGAACTTTTAAATCTTCTGTAGATAAATTTTACGATCAAGAAGATTTAGCAAAATGGGCTGAAGTTACAGGCGCAAAACCTGGAGATTTGGTTTGTGTTTTATCTGGTGAAACTAATAAAGTAAGAGCGCAAATGTCTGCTTTAAGAATGGAATTAGCAACGCGTTTAGGGTTGAGAGATCCAAAAGTATTTGCACCACTTTGGGTCATTGATTTTCCATTATTGGAACTAGATGAAGAAACTGGTCATTATCATGCAATGCACCATCCATTTACATCACCAAAACCTGGGCAAATGGAATTACTAGATTCAGATCCTGGAGCTGTAAAAGCAAATGCGTACGATTTGGTGTTGAATGGAAACGAAATTGGTGGAGGTTCTATAAGAATTCACGATAAAAAAATGCAAGCAACCATGTTAAAGCATTTAGGTTTTTCTGAAGAAGATGCCAAAGCACAATTTGGTTTCTTAATGGATGCTTTTGAGTATGGAGCACCACCTCATGGAGGTTTGGCTTTTGGTTTGGATAGATTGGTTGCAATTCTTGGTGGTCAAGAAACCATTCGTGATTTTATTGCATTCCCAAAAAATAATTCTGGTAGAGATGTTATGATTGATGCTCCTGCTTTTATTGATAATGAACAATTAAAAGAATTGAGTTTGAAGTTGGATATTAAAGCGTAA
- a CDS encoding TraR/DksA family transcriptional regulator yields MSDVKVKYSEEDLKEFKAIIEKKIARANEDLALLEAAYKNDSDNGTNDTSSSFKSFDEGSEVMNKEANVQLAIRQEKFIRDLKNALLRIENKTYGVCRVTGKLIQKERLKLVPHATLSIEAKRAQ; encoded by the coding sequence ATGTCTGACGTTAAAGTAAAATATTCAGAGGAGGATTTAAAAGAATTCAAAGCAATTATAGAGAAAAAAATAGCAAGAGCAAACGAAGATTTAGCATTATTAGAAGCTGCTTATAAAAACGATTCTGATAACGGAACCAATGATACATCTTCTTCTTTTAAATCTTTTGACGAAGGTTCAGAAGTAATGAACAAAGAAGCAAATGTGCAATTGGCTATTAGACAAGAAAAGTTTATTAGAGATCTTAAAAATGCCTTATTACGTATAGAAAATAAAACGTATGGTGTTTGTAGAGTTACTGGTAAATTAATACAAAAAGAACGTTTAAAATTAGTGCCTCATGCAACTTTAAGTATTGAAGCTAAAAGAGCGCAATAA
- a CDS encoding cupin domain-containing protein gives MSVINIQEKFKLFSDLWSPKKVGELNGQQILLAKLKGEFVFHKHEFEDELFMVIKGTLEIELRDKTITLKEGEFYIVPKGVEHKPIAKEEVHIVLFEPLSIKHTGNVVANITVETYENI, from the coding sequence ATGAGCGTAATCAATATTCAAGAAAAATTCAAACTATTTTCTGATTTGTGGTCACCAAAAAAGGTGGGCGAATTAAATGGACAACAAATTTTATTGGCAAAACTAAAAGGCGAATTCGTTTTTCATAAACATGAGTTCGAAGATGAACTTTTTATGGTGATAAAAGGAACTCTAGAAATTGAATTGAGAGACAAAACCATCACCCTAAAAGAAGGCGAATTTTATATTGTTCCAAAGGGAGTTGAGCACAAACCTATTGCAAAAGAAGAAGTGCATATTGTATTATTCGAACCACTTTCAATTAAACATACAGGAAATGTTGTTGCGAATATTACTGTAGAAACTTATGAAAATATTTAA
- the ileS gene encoding isoleucine--tRNA ligase — protein MKAKFPEYKGLDLPNVAEEILNYWQENNIFEKSVTSREGAEPYIFFEGPPSANGLPGVHHVLARAIKDIFPRYKTMKGFQVKRKAGWDTHGLPIELGVEKELGITKEDIGTKISVEDYNAACRKAVMRYTDIWNDLTQKMGYWVDMEDPYITYEPKYMESVWWLLKQIYNKKLIYKGYTIQPYSPKAGTGLSSHELNQPGTYQDVTDTTVVAQFKAVNETLPDFLQNLGTINFIAWTTTPWTLPSNTALTVGPKIEYVLVDTFNQYTFEPVKVILAKNLVGKQFGGKNAFQVETSEELKAYKSGEKKIPFYVVKEFVGKDLVSIKYEPILDYNLDFENKQDAFRVILGDFVTTEDGTGIVHTAPTFGADDALVAKQASPEIPALLIKDENDNLVPLVDLQGKFRKEIKDDIYGFASEYVKSEYLNEEDLEVELKVQQEKLKDVLKDQKQYLSVDERLGLKLKNENKAFKVEKYKHSYPNCWRTDKPILYYPLDSWFIKVTDVKDRMHELNKTINWKPESTGTGRFGNWLANANDWNLSRSRYWGIPLPIWRTQDGKEEICIGSVEELKQEMAKAVEAGVLSKDIFEDFEIGNMSDENYAKIDLHKNIVDEITLVSSEGKPMKRESDLIDVWFDSGSMPYAQWHYPFQNKELVDTTWRKADFIAEGVDQTRGWFYTLHAIATMIFDDVAYKNVVSNGLVLDKNGQKMSKRLGNAADPFTTLGTYGADATRWYMISNANPWDNLKFDLEGIEEVKRKFFGTLYNTYSFFSLYTNIDGFSYDEADIALNERPELDRWILSELHTLIENVDKFYADYEPTRAARAISDFTQEYLSNWYVRLSRRRFWKGTYETDKISAYQTLYTCMVTVAKLASPIAPFFMDKLYQDLNSVTNKETSESIHLSDFPVFDASFVDKSLERKMENAQKISSLVLSLRAKEKIKVRQPLQKIMIPVDNQQQKEEILAVADLIKHEVNIKEIQLMEDASDILIKQIKPNFKTLGPKFGKDMRFVAAEVKNFTQEDINKIEKDKNISIKINGNNIFLSLEDVEITSKDIEGWLVANDGALTVALDVTITEDLHKEGVARELVNRIQNARKDAGLDVTDKIKLTVLNFDNLQSSINENKEYIMSETLTTELVFVDELNNGTEIEFDTITSKILIEKI, from the coding sequence ATGAAAGCGAAATTTCCTGAATATAAAGGACTTGACTTACCAAATGTTGCAGAAGAAATTCTTAATTATTGGCAAGAAAATAACATCTTCGAAAAAAGTGTAACTTCTAGAGAAGGTGCAGAACCTTACATATTTTTTGAAGGACCACCTTCTGCAAACGGATTACCTGGAGTGCATCATGTTTTGGCGAGAGCTATTAAAGATATTTTTCCTCGTTACAAAACCATGAAAGGTTTTCAAGTGAAAAGAAAAGCTGGTTGGGATACGCATGGTTTACCAATAGAATTAGGTGTTGAGAAAGAATTAGGAATTACCAAAGAAGATATTGGAACCAAAATTTCTGTAGAAGATTATAATGCAGCTTGTAGAAAAGCGGTTATGAGGTATACAGATATTTGGAACGATTTAACTCAGAAAATGGGGTATTGGGTAGATATGGAAGATCCATATATTACTTACGAACCAAAATATATGGAATCTGTTTGGTGGTTATTAAAACAGATATACAACAAAAAATTAATTTACAAAGGCTATACAATTCAGCCTTATTCTCCAAAAGCAGGAACTGGTTTAAGTTCTCACGAATTAAACCAACCAGGAACCTATCAAGATGTTACTGATACCACTGTTGTTGCACAATTTAAAGCAGTAAACGAAACGTTGCCAGATTTTTTACAGAATTTAGGAACTATCAATTTTATAGCTTGGACTACAACTCCTTGGACCTTGCCAAGTAACACAGCATTAACTGTTGGACCAAAAATCGAGTATGTTTTAGTCGATACTTTTAATCAATATACATTTGAACCTGTAAAAGTAATTTTAGCTAAAAACTTAGTTGGAAAACAATTTGGAGGAAAAAATGCTTTTCAAGTTGAAACATCAGAAGAATTAAAAGCATACAAATCTGGTGAAAAGAAAATTCCTTTTTACGTTGTAAAAGAATTTGTTGGTAAAGATTTAGTGAGTATTAAATATGAGCCAATTTTAGATTACAACCTAGATTTTGAGAATAAACAAGACGCTTTTAGAGTAATTTTAGGAGATTTTGTTACGACTGAAGATGGAACAGGAATTGTACACACAGCACCAACTTTTGGAGCAGATGATGCTTTGGTTGCCAAACAAGCGAGTCCAGAAATTCCAGCTTTATTAATCAAAGATGAGAATGATAATTTAGTTCCTCTTGTAGATTTACAAGGGAAATTTAGAAAAGAAATTAAAGATGATATTTACGGTTTTGCAAGCGAATATGTAAAATCTGAATATTTAAATGAAGAAGATTTAGAAGTTGAATTAAAGGTTCAGCAAGAAAAATTAAAAGACGTTTTAAAAGATCAAAAGCAATATTTATCTGTTGATGAACGATTAGGTTTAAAACTTAAAAACGAAAACAAGGCTTTTAAAGTCGAAAAATACAAGCATAGTTACCCAAATTGTTGGAGAACAGACAAGCCAATTTTATATTATCCATTAGATTCTTGGTTTATAAAAGTAACAGATGTAAAAGACAGAATGCACGAGTTGAACAAAACCATTAACTGGAAACCTGAATCTACAGGAACTGGACGTTTTGGAAATTGGTTGGCAAATGCAAACGATTGGAATTTATCTCGTTCACGTTATTGGGGAATTCCTTTGCCAATTTGGCGAACACAAGATGGTAAAGAAGAAATTTGTATTGGTTCTGTTGAAGAATTAAAACAAGAAATGGCGAAAGCTGTAGAAGCTGGAGTTTTATCAAAAGATATTTTTGAAGATTTCGAAATTGGAAATATGTCTGATGAAAATTATGCAAAAATAGATTTACATAAAAATATTGTCGATGAAATTACTCTAGTTTCATCCGAAGGAAAACCAATGAAACGTGAAAGCGATTTGATTGATGTTTGGTTCGATTCTGGCTCTATGCCTTATGCTCAGTGGCATTATCCTTTTCAGAATAAAGAATTGGTAGATACAACTTGGAGAAAAGCAGATTTTATTGCAGAAGGAGTAGACCAAACTCGTGGTTGGTTTTACACTTTACACGCAATTGCAACCATGATTTTTGATGATGTTGCCTATAAAAATGTAGTTTCTAACGGTTTAGTTTTAGATAAAAACGGACAAAAAATGTCTAAACGTCTTGGAAATGCAGCAGATCCTTTTACAACTTTAGGAACTTATGGAGCAGATGCCACAAGATGGTATATGATTTCGAATGCAAATCCTTGGGACAATTTAAAGTTCGATTTAGAAGGAATTGAAGAAGTAAAACGTAAGTTTTTCGGAACACTTTATAATACGTATTCGTTCTTTAGTTTATATACAAATATCGATGGTTTTTCTTATGATGAAGCTGATATCGCTTTAAATGAAAGACCAGAATTAGACAGATGGATTTTATCGGAATTGCATACGTTAATTGAAAATGTAGATAAATTTTATGCAGATTACGAACCAACAAGAGCTGCAAGAGCAATTTCTGATTTTACACAAGAATATTTAAGCAACTGGTATGTACGTTTAAGTAGAAGACGTTTTTGGAAAGGAACTTACGAAACTGATAAAATTTCTGCCTACCAAACTTTATATACCTGTATGGTTACTGTTGCAAAGTTGGCAAGTCCTATTGCACCATTTTTTATGGACAAATTGTATCAAGATTTGAATTCTGTAACGAATAAAGAAACTTCAGAAAGTATTCACTTATCAGATTTCCCTGTTTTTGATGCTTCTTTTGTTGATAAATCTTTGGAGCGTAAAATGGAAAATGCGCAGAAAATATCTTCTTTAGTTTTATCATTAAGAGCAAAAGAAAAGATAAAAGTGCGTCAGCCATTGCAAAAAATTATGATTCCTGTTGATAATCAACAACAAAAAGAAGAAATTTTAGCAGTTGCAGATTTAATAAAACACGAGGTAAATATCAAAGAAATCCAGTTAATGGAAGATGCTTCAGATATTTTAATCAAACAAATAAAACCGAATTTTAAGACTTTAGGGCCAAAATTTGGAAAAGATATGCGTTTTGTAGCAGCAGAAGTTAAAAACTTTACGCAAGAAGATATTAACAAAATAGAGAAAGATAAAAACATTTCTATTAAAATTAATGGAAATAATATATTTTTATCACTTGAAGATGTAGAAATTACATCTAAAGATATAGAAGGTTGGTTAGTTGCAAACGATGGTGCTTTAACAGTGGCTTTAGATGTAACTATCACAGAAGATTTGCACAAAGAAGGTGTTGCTAGAGAATTGGTAAACAGAATTCAGAATGCACGTAAAGATGCTGGTTTAGACGTTACTGATAAAATTAAATTAACGGTTTTAAATTTTGATAATTTACAAAGTTCTATCAACGAGAATAAAGAATATATAATGAGTGAAACATTAACCACTGAATTGGTTTTTGTGGATGAATTAAATAATGGTACAGAAATTGAATTCGACACCATAACAAGTAAAATATTAATCGAAAAAATTTAG
- a CDS encoding serine hydrolase domain-containing protein, with the protein MKKVIAILIILLAVSCKNSTKTEVNSFKKLTDLVDQHAESTLQKGNINSIALAIYRNGKVYKNYFGEIDKGKNNTPNDNTLYEIASITKVFTGSLAAKAVLENKINLDDDIRKYLEGNYDNLEFENTPITIKNLLTHSLGFKNKHPKTFSDINDKIAEGYYVDKEIAYDFNIFLEDLKTMELDKKPGTFFEYNNIGPELMAYILQKVYQKNYKTLVYDFLKELEMNSTYLMDFENHKNNLANGYDEKNNLAPLYKNPLLGGAGGMISTLPDLIKLMKFQLESKNPIVKEATKTLFTDEEGDKMGYLWQGLGVAEEEGFYYSKTGNSLGIHSGILICPDSNYGEIVIINNNSDAASDDYFNLFYTIEADLIKFPKINLKSYIKAKVLTDKIAAKKEFEQLKRNEDSYFNTDFIDALNRIGYELLKDKKMEKAIEIFEFAISEDPKNANLYDSLGQAHFENKNYKKAKLNYEKSLELDPKNTNAEKYLAKIEKQKIGN; encoded by the coding sequence ATGAAAAAAGTAATAGCCATTCTTATCATTTTACTGGCTGTAAGCTGTAAAAACTCAACGAAAACCGAAGTAAATTCTTTTAAAAAACTAACAGATTTAGTTGATCAACATGCAGAAAGTACTTTACAGAAAGGCAATATAAATTCAATTGCTTTGGCCATTTACAGAAATGGAAAAGTGTATAAAAATTATTTTGGAGAAATTGACAAAGGAAAAAATAATACTCCAAATGATAACACATTGTATGAAATTGCATCCATCACAAAAGTTTTTACAGGTTCTTTAGCTGCAAAAGCCGTTTTAGAAAATAAAATTAATCTAGATGATGATATTAGAAAATATCTAGAAGGAAATTATGATAATTTAGAATTTGAAAACACTCCAATTACTATAAAAAATCTGTTAACACATTCTTTAGGGTTTAAAAATAAACATCCAAAAACATTTTCAGACATCAATGATAAAATTGCTGAAGGATATTATGTAGATAAAGAAATAGCTTATGATTTTAATATTTTTCTGGAAGATTTAAAAACCATGGAATTGGATAAAAAACCAGGTACATTTTTTGAATACAATAATATTGGACCTGAACTTATGGCTTATATTTTGCAAAAAGTATATCAAAAAAATTACAAAACTTTAGTCTATGATTTTTTGAAAGAGCTAGAAATGAATTCTACTTATTTAATGGATTTTGAAAATCATAAAAATAATTTAGCAAATGGATATGATGAAAAAAACAATTTAGCGCCTTTATATAAAAATCCTTTATTAGGGGGTGCAGGTGGTATGATAAGTACTTTGCCAGATTTAATAAAGTTGATGAAATTTCAATTAGAAAGTAAAAACCCAATTGTAAAAGAAGCTACAAAAACTTTATTTACAGATGAGGAAGGAGATAAAATGGGGTATTTATGGCAAGGTTTAGGGGTTGCAGAAGAAGAAGGATTTTATTACTCAAAAACTGGAAATTCTCTCGGAATTCATAGTGGAATATTAATTTGTCCTGATAGTAATTATGGCGAAATTGTAATTATTAATAATAATTCTGATGCTGCAAGTGATGATTATTTTAATCTGTTTTATACAATTGAAGCAGACTTAATAAAGTTCCCTAAAATTAATTTAAAATCTTATATAAAAGCAAAGGTTTTAACTGATAAAATAGCTGCTAAAAAAGAATTTGAACAATTAAAAAGAAATGAAGACAGTTATTTTAATACTGATTTTATTGATGCTTTAAACAGAATTGGCTATGAACTTTTAAAAGATAAGAAAATGGAAAAAGCTATAGAAATTTTTGAATTTGCCATTTCTGAAGATCCAAAAAACGCAAATTTATATGATAGTTTAGGACAAGCTCATTTTGAAAATAAAAATTACAAAAAAGCAAAATTGAATTACGAAAAATCTCTAGAACTAGATCCTAAAAATACGAACGCAGAAAAATACCTTGCTAAAATTGAAAAGCAAAAAATTGGAAATTAA